CTGCAGGCCCCGAGCGGTGAGCACGCGCTGGGGACGGACCAGTTCGGCCGCGACCTGCTCGCCCGGATTCTCCACGGCGCCCGCATCTCGGTGCAGGTGGGCCTGGTGGCGGTGGCCATCGGGCTCGCCCTGGGCCTCCCGCTCGGGACGACCGCCGCCTTCCTCGGCGGGATGGTCGACCACCTCGCGATGCGGATCATGGATGCCATCCTGGCGTTTCCCGCCATCCTCCTCGCGCTCGCCATCGTCGCCGCGCTCGGTCCCGACATCACGAACGTGATGATCGCCATCGGCGTCCGTTACGCGCCGATCTTCGCGCGCATCGCTCGCGCCGCCGTGCTCGCCGAGCGCGAGAAGGAGTACGTGGTGGCGGCGCAGGCGCTGGGACAGTCCGGCTTCGCCATCCTGACCCGCGAGATCCTGCCGAACTGCTGGGCGCCGCTGCTGGTGCAGGCGAGCGCGAGCTTCGCGCAGGCCATCATCATCGAGTCGAGCCTGAGCTTCATCGGAGTCGGTATGCCGCCCCCCACGCCGAGCTGGGGCACCATGCTCTTCGAGGCGCGTGGCTTCCTCGAGCGCGCGCCGCTGGTGGCGATCTTCCCCGGCTTGGCCATCTGCCTGGCCGTCCTCGGCTTCAACCTCATGGGCGACGGGCTCCGCGACGCCCTTGACCCGCGGCTGCGCTCCGAGCTCGGCCGCAGCGCGGGCGGCGCCATGGCGCTGGTGCCGGCGAGGGGCGGGCGATGATCGAGTTCCTGGCGCGCCGCCTCCTCGTGCTGATCCCGGTGCTCTTCTTCATGTCCGTCATCGTCTTCGGGGTGCTGCGCCTCATCCCCGGCGACCCGGTGGACGTCATGATGGGCGCCGACCAGGTGGACGCCCAGACGCGGCAGGCCCTCCGCCACGAGCTCGGCCTCGACCTGAGCCTGCCGCACCAGTATCTCCGGTGGGTCGGACGGGTGGTGCGCGGCGATCTCGGCCGGTCGGTGCGGAGCCGCGAGAGCGTCGTCGCGCTCATCGCCGACAAGCTGCCGAAGACCCTGCTGCTGACCGCCGCGAGCTCGCTGGTGGCGCTGGTGGTGGCCCTGCCGCTCGGCATCCTGGCCGCCGTCCGCCGCAACACCGGCGCCGACTATGCCGCGATGGTCTTCGCGCTCCTCGGCGTCTCCGTTCCAAACTTCTTTCTCGGCATCCTCCTCGTCCTCGCCTTCGCCGTCGGGCTCGGGTGGCTGCCGTCCCAGGGGTACGCGAGTGTGGTCATGCAGCCGGTGCAGGCGCTGCAGTACCTCCTTCTGCCCGCCCTCACCCTCGGCCTCGCCATGGCCGGCGTCGTGACGCGCATGGTCCGCTCGTCGGTGCTCGAGGCCATCGGGCAGGACTATGTGCGGACGGCCCGAGCCAAGGGCCTCAGCGAGCGCGGCGTCGTGTGGAAGCACGCGCTCAAGAACGCGCTGATCCCCACCGTCACCGTGGTCGGGCTTCAGTTCGGGACCCTCCTGGGCGGGGCGGTGGTCGTCGAGCAGGTCTTCTCCTGGCCGGGAATCGGCTGGCTGGTCGTCCAGTCGATCTTCGCGCGGGACTACCCGGTGGTGCAGGGGGTCACCCTGGTCGTCGGGGTGCTCTTCGTCGTGATCAACACGACGGTCGATGTGATGTACTCGGTCCTCGATCCGCGGGTCCGTGTCGCGTGAAGCCGGAGTGCGAAACCGCGGGCTGTCGGCCGGGCCGGAGGCAGGCGCGGCCGAGGAGCGCCTGAGAGAACAAGGAGGAGAGATCATGGTCAGTCGGCGAGAGGTGCTGAGGGCGGCGGGCGCGGCGGTGATGCTCGCGGGTGTCCGGGGGACGGCGGCGGCCCAGCAGGGGCCGAAGGCGGGGGGGACGCTGCGCGTGGCGCTCTCGACGGCCTTCGACGATCCCGACCCGCACAAGTACCGGTCGATCACGAACTTCAACCTGTTCACGCTCTGCCTCGACGGCCTCACCGACGTCGGGAAGAACTTCGA
The genomic region above belongs to Candidatus Rokuibacteriota bacterium and contains:
- a CDS encoding ABC transporter permease, which produces MTLRLFAHNRLALGGAVLVVLVVTAAAMGPVLSTQDPLAMDLGARLQAPSGEHALGTDQFGRDLLARILHGARISVQVGLVAVAIGLALGLPLGTTAAFLGGMVDHLAMRIMDAILAFPAILLALAIVAALGPDITNVMIAIGVRYAPIFARIARAAVLAEREKEYVVAAQALGQSGFAILTREILPNCWAPLLVQASASFAQAIIIESSLSFIGVGMPPPTPSWGTMLFEARGFLERAPLVAIFPGLAICLAVLGFNLMGDGLRDALDPRLRSELGRSAGGAMALVPARGGR
- a CDS encoding ABC transporter permease — its product is MIEFLARRLLVLIPVLFFMSVIVFGVLRLIPGDPVDVMMGADQVDAQTRQALRHELGLDLSLPHQYLRWVGRVVRGDLGRSVRSRESVVALIADKLPKTLLLTAASSLVALVVALPLGILAAVRRNTGADYAAMVFALLGVSVPNFFLGILLVLAFAVGLGWLPSQGYASVVMQPVQALQYLLLPALTLGLAMAGVVTRMVRSSVLEAIGQDYVRTARAKGLSERGVVWKHALKNALIPTVTVVGLQFGTLLGGAVVVEQVFSWPGIGWLVVQSIFARDYPVVQGVTLVVGVLFVVINTTVDVMYSVLDPRVRVA